Proteins from a single region of Diabrotica undecimpunctata isolate CICGRU unplaced genomic scaffold, icDiaUnde3 ctg00000612.1, whole genome shotgun sequence:
- the LOC140431350 gene encoding uncharacterized protein, producing MEILHVTGQAFNDNTIEDYQFHTYQPYIPGKLGYNDEIRISVQDLDSLTFPANSFLYIEGKLATHDNKIPTKIKFINNSIAYLFRELRFELNGVIIDSVRDVGLVSSIKNYLSLNENQSLLLENAGWFPKMSRMENNSEVPKNNVLVDSNGNFNVCIPLRLLSGFFEDFRKIIMNMKQELILIRSNDDIDAVVSEDETERPKIDITKLYWEVPHVTPSIREQLRLNKISHTNQELPIKFRSWQMIEYPALNNSTRHTWSVRTSTKIETPRHIVVAFQNNRKSKLTKDMSKFDHCTLKNIKVFLNSERYPYKIFN from the coding sequence ATGGAAATTCTTCACGTTACTGGTCAAGCTTTTAATGATAACACTATTGAAGATTATCAGTTCCACACTTATCAACCATACATTCCTGGAAAATTGGGATACAATGATGAAATCCGTATTTCAGTACAAGATTTGGATAGTTTGACGTTTCCAGCAAATAGTTTCCTCTATATTGAGGGCAAATTAGCCACACATGACAATAAAATACcaaccaaaataaaatttattaataatagtaTAGCTTACTTGTTTCGTGAACTACGTTTTGAATTAAATGGGGTAATAATTGACTCAGTACGTGATGTAGGATTAGTATCAAGTATTAAAAACTATCTTAGCCTTAACGAAAATCAAAGCTTGCTATTGGAAAATGCTGGTTGGTTTCCAAAAATGAGTAGAATGGAAAATAATAGTGAAGTCCCTAAAAACAATGTTTTGGTGGATTCAAATGGAAACTTTAATGTGTGTATACCTTTAAGATTATTATCCGGATTCTttgaagattttagaaaaattattatgaacatGAAACAAGAATTGATACTTATTCGATCAAATGATGATATTGATGCAGTAGTAAGCGAAGATGAGACTGAGCGTCCAAAAATTGACATTACTAAATTATATTGGGAGGTACCACATGTAACTCCTAGTATTCGAGAACAGTTGCGACTAAACAAAATTTCACATACAAACCAAGAACTACCTATTAAATTTCGAAGTTGGCAAATGATTGAATATCCAGCCCTAAATAACTCTACACGTCACACATGGTCAGTGCGGACTAGTACCAAAATAGAAACTCCACGACACATTGTTGTTGCTTTTCAAAATAACAGAAAATCAAAATTAACAAAAGATATGAGTAAATTTGATCATTGcactttaaagaatattaaagtGTTTTTAAATTCTGAGAGGTATCCCTATAAGATCTTCAACTAG